A DNA window from Methylobacterium sp. NMS14P contains the following coding sequences:
- a CDS encoding Tex family protein, whose translation MKAVNALIAEELGVGEAQVAAAVALLDGGSTVPFIARYRKESTGGLDDTHLRRLEERLSYLRDLNERRAAIVASITAQGRMSPPLAAALDAADTKARLEDLYLPFRPKRRSKAQSAREAGLEPLAQALLSRPDRAPEAVATDYVSDARGVPDIEAALEGARAILIERFAEDADLVGRLRADYWRTGQLVSQVRKGKANEGAKFSDYFDWSERLERMPSHRILAIFRGEREEVLDVGFAAEGEESAPGLPGPFETAICRRFEIASRGRAGDAWLLETVRTAWRTKIRTGIKQDLRGRLFERAEDEAVTVFAGNLKDLLLAAPAGGRATMGLDPGYRNGVKVAVADRTGRVVAVETTYPHEPQRRWRETVATLGRLCRQHGVELLAVGNGTASRETERLAAEIIAANPDLPLAKVMVSEAGASVYSASEIAAKELPDLDVSHRGAASIARRLQDPLAELVKIDPKSIGVGQYQHDVSEAKLSRSLSAVVEDAVNAVGVDVNTASPALLAQVSGFGGAMAARIVAHRDAQGPFRTRAALKKVPGLGPKTFELAAGFLRIHGGDDPLDGSGVHPEAYPVVRRILRATKSDIHVLLGNGALLGRLAPEPFVDARFGLPTVRDIIAELEKPGRDPRPEFKTARFQEGVETIGDLKPGMQLEGVVTNVAAFGAFVDIGVHQDGLVHISAMARRRIASPTEVVRIGEVVRVLVLNVDAPRKRIALSMRLDDPVEPGQPARRTGEPKQDAPRSRPGPSADPAPGGALAEALRRAGAAPRRN comes from the coding sequence ATGAAAGCCGTGAACGCTCTGATCGCCGAAGAACTCGGTGTCGGGGAGGCGCAGGTTGCCGCCGCCGTCGCGCTCCTCGACGGCGGCTCGACCGTGCCGTTCATCGCGCGCTACCGGAAGGAGAGTACGGGCGGCCTCGACGACACGCATCTGCGCAGGCTCGAGGAGCGGCTGTCCTACCTGCGCGATCTCAACGAGCGGCGCGCCGCGATCGTCGCGAGCATCACCGCCCAGGGCAGGATGTCCCCGCCTCTGGCTGCGGCCCTCGACGCCGCCGACACCAAGGCGCGGCTGGAGGACCTGTACCTGCCCTTCCGGCCCAAGCGGCGCTCGAAGGCGCAATCCGCCCGCGAAGCCGGCCTCGAACCGCTGGCCCAGGCCCTGCTGAGCCGGCCCGACCGCGCGCCCGAGGCGGTCGCGACCGACTACGTGTCGGACGCGCGCGGCGTGCCGGACATCGAGGCCGCGCTGGAGGGCGCCCGTGCCATCCTGATCGAACGCTTCGCCGAGGATGCCGACCTCGTCGGGCGCCTGCGGGCTGATTACTGGCGAACCGGCCAGCTCGTCTCGCAGGTGCGCAAGGGCAAGGCAAACGAGGGGGCGAAGTTCTCGGACTACTTCGACTGGAGCGAGCGGCTGGAGCGCATGCCCTCGCACCGGATCCTGGCGATCTTCCGGGGCGAACGGGAAGAGGTGCTCGACGTCGGCTTCGCCGCGGAGGGCGAGGAGTCGGCGCCGGGCCTTCCCGGGCCGTTCGAGACGGCGATCTGCCGCCGCTTCGAGATCGCGTCGCGCGGCCGTGCGGGCGATGCCTGGCTCCTCGAGACGGTCCGCACGGCGTGGCGCACGAAGATCCGGACCGGGATCAAGCAGGACCTGCGCGGCCGCCTGTTCGAGCGGGCGGAGGACGAGGCCGTGACGGTCTTCGCCGGGAACCTGAAGGACCTGCTCCTGGCCGCCCCGGCGGGCGGGCGGGCGACGATGGGGCTCGATCCGGGCTACCGGAACGGCGTGAAGGTCGCGGTCGCGGATCGAACCGGGCGGGTCGTCGCGGTGGAGACCACCTATCCGCACGAGCCGCAGCGGCGCTGGCGCGAGACCGTCGCGACGCTCGGCCGGCTGTGCCGGCAGCACGGCGTGGAGCTTCTGGCCGTCGGCAACGGCACCGCGTCCCGCGAGACCGAGCGCCTCGCCGCAGAGATCATCGCGGCCAACCCGGACCTGCCGCTGGCGAAGGTCATGGTCTCCGAGGCCGGCGCCTCGGTCTACTCGGCCTCCGAGATCGCCGCCAAGGAATTGCCCGACCTCGACGTGTCCCATCGCGGCGCCGCGTCGATCGCCCGCCGTCTCCAGGATCCCCTGGCGGAACTGGTCAAGATCGATCCCAAGTCGATCGGCGTCGGGCAGTACCAGCACGACGTCAGCGAGGCGAAGCTGTCGCGGTCGCTCTCGGCGGTGGTGGAGGACGCGGTCAACGCCGTCGGCGTGGACGTCAACACGGCCTCCCCGGCCCTGCTGGCGCAGGTCTCCGGCTTCGGCGGCGCGATGGCGGCGCGGATCGTCGCTCACCGCGACGCCCAGGGCCCGTTCCGGACGCGCGCGGCGCTCAAGAAGGTCCCGGGGCTCGGCCCGAAGACCTTCGAGCTGGCCGCCGGTTTCCTCCGGATCCATGGCGGCGACGACCCGCTGGACGGGTCGGGCGTCCACCCGGAAGCCTACCCGGTAGTCCGCCGCATCCTCCGGGCGACCAAGAGCGACATCCACGTCCTGCTCGGCAACGGCGCCCTCCTCGGCCGCCTGGCGCCGGAGCCGTTCGTCGACGCGCGCTTCGGCCTGCCGACCGTGCGCGACATCATCGCCGAGCTCGAGAAGCCGGGGCGGGACCCGCGGCCGGAGTTCAAGACGGCGCGCTTCCAGGAGGGCGTCGAGACGATCGGGGACCTGAAGCCCGGCATGCAGCTGGAGGGCGTCGTCACCAACGTCGCGGCCTTCGGGGCCTTCGTGGATATCGGCGTCCATCAGGACGGGCTCGTCCACATCTCGGCGATGGCCCGCCGGCGGATCGCGTCGCCCACCGAGGTGGTGCGGATCGGCGAGGTCGTCCGGGTGCTGGTGCTCAACGTCGACGCCCCGCGCAAGCGCATCGCGCTGTCGATGCGGCTCGACGATCCCGTCGAGCCGGGCCAGCCGGCCCGGCGGACGGGCGAGCCCAAGCAGGACGCGCCGCGCAGCCGACCGGGCCCGAGTGCGGATCCCGCGCCGGGCGGGGCGCTGGCCGAGGCGCTCCGGCGCGCGGGCGCGGCGCCGCGGCGCAACTGA
- a CDS encoding cell division protein FtsX, producing the protein MSAQAMPRTKSGGSAVPPDPSMPANLRRNAPLVPTDTAAGRSLAAVIAILTFLAGLCAGAAEMVATNAAQWQGDVAREVTIQVRPGPGRDVDADVARADAVAKAEPGIAETRVFSKAEAERLLEPWLGTGLDLSDLPVPRLIALKLSSGQAADLKRLRSRLVEALPGVASLDDHALWLQRLSTAANAFVGIGIGLVLLVLIATGLAVTFATRGAMASNREVVEVLHFVGADDDYIARAFQRRFFGLGLRGGAIGAGLALVAFVIAGLLARAARSGPAGQEVEALFGAFHIGLRGYASVILIGVIASLVTGVVSRVTVRRFLA; encoded by the coding sequence ATGAGCGCTCAGGCGATGCCGCGGACGAAATCCGGTGGATCGGCGGTGCCGCCCGACCCGTCGATGCCGGCCAACCTGCGCCGCAACGCGCCGCTGGTACCGACCGACACGGCGGCCGGCCGCTCCCTGGCGGCGGTCATCGCGATCCTCACGTTCCTCGCGGGCCTCTGCGCGGGCGCGGCCGAGATGGTCGCGACGAACGCCGCCCAGTGGCAGGGCGACGTGGCGCGGGAGGTCACGATCCAGGTCCGGCCCGGTCCCGGCCGCGACGTCGACGCCGACGTCGCCCGCGCCGACGCCGTCGCCAAGGCCGAACCGGGGATCGCCGAGACGCGGGTGTTCAGCAAGGCCGAGGCGGAGCGCCTGCTCGAGCCGTGGCTCGGGACCGGGCTCGACCTCTCCGACCTCCCGGTGCCGCGCCTGATCGCCCTCAAGCTCTCGAGCGGCCAGGCGGCCGACCTGAAGCGTCTCCGATCGCGTCTCGTCGAGGCGCTGCCGGGCGTCGCCAGCCTCGACGACCACGCCCTCTGGCTCCAGCGGCTCTCCACCGCCGCCAACGCCTTCGTGGGCATCGGGATCGGGCTCGTGCTGCTCGTCCTGATCGCCACCGGCCTCGCGGTGACCTTCGCGACCCGCGGCGCCATGGCGAGCAACCGCGAGGTCGTGGAGGTGCTGCATTTCGTCGGCGCCGACGACGACTACATCGCCCGGGCGTTCCAGCGACGGTTCTTCGGCCTGGGCCTGCGCGGCGGCGCGATCGGGGCCGGGCTGGCGCTGGTCGCCTTCGTGATCGCCGGCCTCCTGGCCCGGGCCGCGCGCTCCGGACCGGCCGGCCAGGAGGTCGAGGCGCTGTTCGGCGCGTTCCACATCGGCCTGCGCGGCTACGCCAGCGTGATCCTGATCGGCGTGATCGCGTCGCTCGTCACGGGCGTCGTCTCGCGCGTGACCGTGCGGCGCTTCCTGGCATGA
- a CDS encoding glucan biosynthesis protein D, which translates to MTIDPGFSATATRRAVLGGALGAAAGLLPVAARAADPEKAPAVPGRGEAFEANTLTDLARARAAAPYAAPKTGDVPAVLKNLSREAYEAIRPAEGRAVWADRNAGYVLEPLLRGSIFETPVSLFVVENGLVQPVGYDKSAIAALGLDLPDLTADTAFSGFRLRARFDGADGLSNFALFQGASFFRLVAEGQDFGINARALALRPADSRGEEFPLFRALFIETAQAGQPVVVHALAESESATAAFRITLTPGRDVSTAQIDGTVFARTELDHIGLGGMQGSYLFGALDRNRVDDLRAAAFSVEGLAIHNGYGEPIWRPVHNPEALQVSAFVDRGPKGFGLMQRARAYDDFEDDRRHWEQRPSLWLEPLDDWNEGAVTLLEIPSDSELNENVFAYWRPKAKLAKGAEMRFQCRQHWSKGWPDPLPPEIARVRDSRCGHGSTGNRRLFAVDFEGDALFQPGDIDVDLGASAGTITRQERFRYPDRKTLRILFELDPGSERASELRLALRRGQARASETWLFRWTP; encoded by the coding sequence ATGACGATCGACCCCGGATTCTCCGCCACCGCGACACGCCGCGCCGTCCTGGGCGGCGCGCTCGGTGCTGCCGCGGGACTGCTTCCGGTGGCCGCGCGGGCGGCCGACCCGGAGAAGGCCCCGGCCGTGCCCGGCCGCGGCGAGGCGTTCGAGGCGAACACGCTGACCGACCTCGCCCGCGCCCGGGCCGCCGCCCCCTACGCCGCGCCGAAGACAGGCGACGTGCCGGCCGTTCTCAAGAACCTCTCCCGCGAGGCCTACGAGGCCATCCGACCCGCCGAGGGCCGCGCGGTCTGGGCCGACCGGAACGCCGGCTACGTCCTGGAGCCGCTGCTGCGCGGCTCGATCTTCGAGACGCCGGTGTCGCTGTTCGTCGTGGAGAACGGCCTCGTGCAGCCGGTCGGGTACGACAAGTCCGCCATCGCGGCGCTGGGTCTCGACCTGCCCGACCTGACCGCCGACACCGCCTTCTCGGGCTTCCGCCTGCGCGCCCGGTTCGACGGCGCCGACGGGCTGTCGAACTTCGCCCTGTTCCAGGGCGCCTCGTTCTTCCGCCTCGTCGCGGAGGGCCAGGATTTCGGCATCAACGCCCGGGCGCTCGCGCTGCGGCCGGCCGATTCCCGCGGCGAGGAGTTCCCGCTCTTCCGGGCCCTGTTCATCGAGACGGCGCAAGCGGGTCAGCCGGTGGTCGTCCACGCCCTCGCGGAGTCGGAATCCGCGACCGCGGCATTCAGGATCACGCTGACCCCGGGCCGCGACGTCTCCACGGCGCAGATCGACGGAACGGTCTTCGCCCGCACCGAGCTGGACCATATCGGGCTCGGCGGTATGCAGGGCAGCTACCTGTTCGGCGCCCTCGACCGGAACCGCGTGGACGATCTGCGCGCCGCGGCCTTCTCGGTGGAGGGGCTGGCGATCCACAACGGCTACGGTGAGCCGATCTGGCGCCCCGTCCACAATCCCGAGGCGCTGCAGGTCTCGGCCTTCGTGGATCGCGGGCCCAAGGGCTTCGGCCTGATGCAGCGCGCCCGCGCCTACGACGATTTCGAGGATGACCGCCGCCACTGGGAGCAGCGCCCGTCCCTCTGGCTCGAGCCGCTCGACGACTGGAACGAGGGCGCGGTCACGCTGCTGGAGATCCCGAGCGATTCCGAGCTGAACGAGAACGTGTTCGCCTACTGGCGGCCCAAGGCGAAGCTGGCGAAGGGCGCGGAGATGCGCTTCCAGTGCCGGCAGCACTGGTCCAAGGGCTGGCCGGACCCTCTGCCGCCGGAGATCGCCCGGGTGCGCGACAGCCGCTGCGGCCACGGCAGCACCGGCAATCGCCGGCTCTTCGCGGTCGATTTCGAGGGCGACGCGCTGTTCCAGCCCGGCGACATCGACGTCGACCTCGGGGCCTCGGCCGGGACGATCACGCGCCAGGAACGGTTTCGGTACCCCGATCGTAAGACCCTGCGCATCCTGTTCGAACTCGATCCGGGGAGCGAGCGCGCGAGCGAGCTGCGCCTCGCGCTCCGGCGCGGTCAGGCCCGCGCCAGCGAGACGTGGCTGTTTCGCTGGACACCCTGA
- the ptsN gene encoding PTS IIA-like nitrogen regulatory protein PtsN, with protein MPVLEFLDPESVVPALRARAKKQVLQDLAAQAARRLPALGERPVFGTLLQRERLGSTGIGDGVAIPHGKLPGLDRLFGLFARFDRPVDFEALDGQPVDIAFLLLAPEGAGADHLKALAQVARILREPGMLAHIRAARDAGALYALLTRSTAPQAA; from the coding sequence ATGCCAGTTCTGGAATTCCTCGACCCCGAGTCGGTCGTGCCGGCCCTGCGCGCCCGCGCCAAGAAGCAGGTGCTGCAGGATCTCGCCGCGCAGGCGGCGCGGCGTCTGCCCGCCCTCGGCGAGCGTCCCGTCTTCGGCACCCTTCTCCAGCGCGAGCGGCTCGGATCGACCGGCATCGGCGACGGGGTGGCGATCCCGCACGGTAAGCTGCCCGGCCTGGACCGTCTGTTCGGGCTGTTCGCGCGCTTCGACCGCCCGGTGGATTTCGAGGCCCTGGACGGTCAGCCCGTGGACATCGCCTTCCTGCTGCTCGCGCCCGAGGGCGCCGGCGCCGACCACCTGAAGGCGCTCGCGCAGGTCGCCCGAATCCTCCGTGAGCCGGGCATGCTCGCGCATATCCGCGCCGCCCGGGACGCCGGCGCGCTCTACGCGCTGCTGACCCGCTCGACGGCACCGCAGGCCGCCTGA
- the mdoH gene encoding glucans biosynthesis glucosyltransferase MdoH: protein MTLPPATDFGSGRVTATGGGHHLPPEAPLAMPVQDLARWDPGLGHRPARRVRTPWPERILVFGGALALTAFGGWQMVETVSVSGSPTALQLVLVVLFCLTFSWIALAFTSAVLGFGTLLRRPRPTPNPKALRTRTAVLMPVYNEATARTFAGIEAMREAVEATGLGDHFDWFVLSDSTQPDAWIAEERAYLDLRGRLGPAARLYYRHRPKNHHRKAGNIGDFVTRWGGRYDHMLVLDADSLMSGSAVVALAAAMEADPDAGIIQTLPLIINRNTLFARLQQFAARIYGPVIAAGLAAWSGRDGNYWGHNAIIRTRAFADSCGLPDLPGKPPFGGHILSHDFVEAALIRRAGWAVYMLHRLPGSYEESPPSLIDVAVRDRRWAQGNLQHARVIGAAGLHPATRQHFATGIAGYLASPLWLLQLVVGILLVLQTATERPDYFGGAGFSPVFPRFDPVRALQLFGLTMAVLLAPKFLGLILALLDGPVRRACGGAGRLVLSSLVEILLSALVAPVAMVIQSGSVMGILIGRDTGWNPQRRDDGSIPLRDIVVRHRWHTLLGLVAGVAAFAIATSLFLWMSPTILGLVLAIPISWASGQLGLGLALKRRLLLATPEEAAPPEIAVRAASLAARNAERGFDDADSLAALHADPDLARAHSEMLPLGRRRPRGAIDPDRTLATAKICEAETVAEARAWLSPKERMALLHDRALVDRLVRLDESGR from the coding sequence ATGACCCTGCCGCCAGCGACGGATTTCGGGTCCGGGCGCGTGACCGCGACCGGCGGCGGCCACCACCTGCCGCCCGAAGCGCCCCTCGCCATGCCGGTCCAGGATCTGGCGCGCTGGGATCCGGGTCTCGGGCACCGGCCGGCGCGCCGGGTCCGGACGCCGTGGCCTGAGCGAATCCTGGTGTTCGGCGGCGCCCTGGCCCTGACAGCCTTCGGCGGCTGGCAGATGGTCGAGACCGTGTCGGTCTCCGGCAGCCCGACCGCGCTCCAGCTCGTGCTCGTCGTCCTGTTCTGCCTGACCTTCTCGTGGATCGCGCTCGCCTTCACCAGCGCGGTGCTCGGGTTCGGGACGCTGCTGCGCCGCCCCCGGCCGACGCCGAACCCGAAGGCGCTGCGCACGCGGACCGCGGTCCTGATGCCCGTCTACAACGAGGCCACGGCCCGCACCTTCGCGGGGATCGAGGCCATGCGCGAGGCGGTCGAGGCGACCGGGCTCGGGGACCATTTCGACTGGTTCGTCCTGTCGGACTCCACCCAGCCCGATGCCTGGATCGCCGAGGAGCGGGCCTATCTCGACCTGCGCGGTCGGCTCGGTCCCGCGGCCCGGCTCTACTACCGGCACCGGCCGAAGAACCATCACCGCAAGGCCGGCAACATCGGCGACTTCGTCACCCGATGGGGCGGCCGCTACGACCACATGCTCGTGCTGGACGCCGACAGCCTGATGAGCGGATCGGCGGTCGTGGCGCTCGCCGCCGCCATGGAGGCGGACCCGGATGCCGGCATCATCCAGACGCTGCCGCTGATCATCAACCGCAACACCCTGTTCGCCCGGCTCCAGCAATTCGCGGCCCGGATCTACGGCCCGGTGATCGCGGCCGGCCTCGCCGCGTGGTCCGGTCGGGACGGCAATTACTGGGGTCACAACGCGATCATCCGGACCCGCGCCTTCGCGGATTCCTGCGGCCTGCCGGACCTGCCCGGGAAGCCGCCCTTCGGCGGACACATCCTGTCCCACGACTTCGTCGAGGCGGCCCTGATCCGCCGCGCGGGCTGGGCGGTCTACATGCTCCATCGCCTGCCGGGCTCATACGAGGAGAGCCCGCCGTCGCTGATCGACGTGGCGGTGCGCGACCGGCGCTGGGCGCAGGGCAATCTCCAGCACGCGCGCGTCATCGGCGCCGCCGGGCTGCATCCCGCCACCCGGCAGCACTTCGCCACCGGCATCGCCGGCTACCTCGCCTCGCCGCTGTGGCTGCTGCAGCTGGTGGTCGGTATCCTGCTGGTGCTCCAGACGGCCACGGAGCGGCCCGACTATTTCGGCGGCGCCGGTTTCTCGCCGGTCTTCCCGCGCTTCGATCCGGTCCGCGCGCTCCAGCTGTTCGGCCTCACCATGGCGGTCCTGCTGGCGCCCAAGTTCCTCGGCCTGATCCTGGCCCTGCTGGACGGCCCGGTGCGGCGCGCCTGCGGGGGCGCCGGGCGCCTCGTCCTGTCGAGCCTCGTCGAGATCCTGCTGTCGGCCCTCGTGGCGCCGGTGGCGATGGTGATCCAGTCGGGGTCCGTGATGGGCATCCTGATCGGTCGGGACACGGGGTGGAACCCGCAGCGGCGGGACGACGGCTCGATCCCGCTGCGCGACATCGTCGTCCGCCATCGCTGGCACACGCTGTTGGGGTTGGTGGCGGGCGTCGCCGCCTTCGCGATCGCCACCTCGCTGTTCCTCTGGATGAGCCCGACGATCCTGGGTCTGGTGCTGGCGATCCCGATCTCCTGGGCGAGCGGTCAGCTCGGGCTCGGCTTGGCGCTCAAGCGCCGCCTGCTCCTCGCCACGCCGGAAGAGGCCGCGCCGCCGGAGATCGCCGTCCGCGCCGCCTCCCTCGCGGCCCGGAACGCGGAGCGCGGGTTCGACGACGCCGATTCTCTCGCGGCCCTCCACGCCGACCCCGACCTCGCGCGCGCGCACAGCGAGATGCTTCCTCTGGGACGCCGGCGACCCCGGGGCGCGATCGACCCGGACCGGACGCTGGCCACCGCGAAGATTTGCGAGGCCGAGACCGTCGCGGAGGCGCGGGCTTGGCTCTCGCCGAAGGAGCGGATGGCGCTTCTGCACGATCGCGCGCTCGTCGACCGCCTCGTCCGCCTCGACGAGAGCGGACGCTGA
- a CDS encoding YdcF family protein, giving the protein MLRASDPPSTDAVGWAWHEWGRPRRAVLRPREPRRIALWACSLGAGLGMLALCAGFLVFVSALARHERTPTDRADGIVALTGGAQRIGDAIDLLAGGYGRRLLITGVNERTSRDEIARLNPTQRALIACCVDLDYRARNTIGNAIETRRWMRAHRFSTVAVVTSNYHMPRTLVELDHALQDSDRVLPHPVVTEAFDADRWWQNPPAARLLASEYVKFLVSWVRTRFEADPERSRAAILIGRGKPVKMVAEPLTLRGVD; this is encoded by the coding sequence ATGCTGCGCGCATCGGATCCGCCCTCGACCGACGCGGTCGGCTGGGCCTGGCACGAGTGGGGCCGCCCGCGCCGCGCCGTCCTGCGCCCGCGTGAACCGCGGCGGATCGCGCTCTGGGCCTGCAGTCTGGGCGCCGGCCTCGGGATGCTGGCCCTGTGCGCGGGATTTCTGGTGTTCGTCAGCGCGCTCGCCCGCCACGAGCGGACGCCGACCGACCGGGCCGACGGGATCGTCGCGCTGACCGGCGGCGCCCAGCGGATCGGCGACGCGATCGACCTCCTCGCGGGCGGCTACGGCCGGCGCCTGCTCATCACCGGCGTCAACGAGCGGACCAGCCGCGACGAGATCGCCCGGCTGAACCCGACCCAGCGGGCCCTGATCGCCTGCTGCGTGGATCTCGACTACCGGGCCCGCAACACGATCGGGAACGCCATCGAGACGCGCCGCTGGATGCGCGCGCACCGGTTCAGCACGGTCGCGGTCGTGACCTCGAACTACCACATGCCGCGGACGCTGGTGGAACTCGATCACGCCCTGCAGGACAGCGACCGCGTCCTGCCGCATCCCGTCGTGACCGAGGCGTTCGACGCCGACCGCTGGTGGCAGAACCCGCCGGCGGCGCGCCTTCTCGCCTCCGAGTACGTGAAGTTCCTGGTCAGCTGGGTCCGGACGCGCTTCGAGGCCGATCCCGAGCGCTCCCGCGCGGCGATCCTGATCGGGCGCGGCAAGCCGGTGAAGATGGTGGCCGAGCCGCTCACGCTGCGCGGCGTGGATTGA
- a CDS encoding ribosome hibernation promotion factor — MGSLRVTGHGVDLGESLRGRVEERMSAIQAKYLDSHMHDSCNGHVTLRRDGTAFRTDCVLHLVSGLTIEANGFAHDARSSFEQTAERLETRLRRYKHKLKQHATGPGDAAAVEAAYAVFAAPEVEEDEDAEGDAHPPIVAESTKTLQRRTIGEAVTALDMTGSPVVVFVHAGTGRVNVVYRRSDGAIGWVDPPNATE; from the coding sequence ATGGGATCGTTGCGAGTGACTGGCCACGGCGTGGATCTCGGCGAGAGTCTGCGCGGCCGCGTCGAGGAACGGATGTCCGCGATCCAGGCCAAGTATCTCGACTCGCACATGCACGATTCCTGCAACGGCCACGTCACGCTCCGGCGCGACGGCACCGCGTTCCGGACGGATTGCGTGCTGCACCTCGTCTCCGGGCTGACGATCGAGGCGAACGGGTTCGCGCACGACGCGCGGTCGAGCTTCGAGCAGACCGCCGAGCGCCTCGAGACCCGGCTGCGGCGCTACAAGCACAAGCTGAAGCAGCACGCCACCGGCCCAGGCGACGCCGCGGCGGTCGAGGCCGCCTACGCGGTGTTCGCGGCCCCCGAGGTGGAGGAGGACGAGGACGCCGAGGGCGACGCCCACCCGCCGATCGTCGCCGAGAGCACCAAGACCCTCCAGCGCCGCACCATCGGCGAGGCGGTGACGGCCCTCGATATGACGGGATCCCCAGTGGTTGTGTTCGTCCACGCTGGCACCGGCCGCGTCAACGTCGTATATCGGCGGAGCGACGGAGCGATCGGATGGGTGGACCCGCCGAACGCCACCGAGTGA
- a CDS encoding ATP-grasp domain-containing protein, whose protein sequence is MQAHVAGIDNPNPMIGPARLIRAAFEGADMAALAAEILAEGGDSALDAGTALDMATILLLKHRFAKGLALQNEVLDGQRLFALRSNTDQARVRVLVLVTAGDLMANTPIDFLLNDADFSLTYLYLRPGEPVPRDLPAHDVIVTGIAYARTAEPLLEALAAVADYWTRPIVNHPRHVLKTSRHGIAGALRGAEGILAPDVVRVSRSVLSAAASRQTEGPTYPLLVRPLDTHAGNELQKVDRAQDLQLYLAHTDAEAFYVTQFCDYRGPDGLFRKLRVVLIDGVPFLCHMAIRDHWMIHYLNAGMLEDPAKRQVEAAAMATFDTDFAERHRAAFAEIHRRIGLDYLIIDCAESADGRLLIFEADTGMVVHDMDSVDLFPYKAPQMRRVFAAFQEALRGRAHGRPA, encoded by the coding sequence ATGCAAGCGCACGTTGCGGGGATCGACAACCCGAACCCGATGATCGGCCCGGCACGCCTGATCCGGGCGGCCTTCGAGGGCGCCGACATGGCCGCCCTGGCCGCCGAGATCCTCGCGGAAGGCGGCGACTCCGCCCTCGACGCTGGGACGGCCCTGGATATGGCGACGATCCTGCTGCTGAAGCACCGCTTCGCGAAAGGCCTCGCGCTCCAGAACGAGGTCCTGGACGGGCAGCGGCTCTTCGCGCTGCGCTCGAACACGGATCAGGCGCGGGTCCGCGTCCTCGTCCTGGTCACGGCCGGCGATCTGATGGCCAACACGCCGATCGACTTCCTGCTGAACGACGCGGATTTCAGCCTGACCTACCTCTACCTCCGGCCCGGCGAACCGGTGCCGCGCGACCTGCCCGCGCACGACGTGATCGTCACGGGCATCGCCTACGCGCGGACCGCCGAGCCGCTCCTGGAAGCCCTCGCGGCGGTGGCGGACTACTGGACGCGGCCGATCGTCAATCACCCGCGCCACGTCCTCAAGACCTCCCGGCACGGGATCGCGGGCGCGCTGCGCGGCGCGGAGGGGATCCTGGCACCCGACGTCGTCCGCGTGAGCCGGTCCGTCCTGAGCGCGGCGGCGTCCCGCCAGACGGAGGGCCCGACCTACCCGCTCCTGGTGCGCCCCCTCGACACGCATGCCGGCAACGAGCTCCAGAAGGTCGATCGGGCGCAGGATCTACAGCTCTACCTCGCGCACACGGACGCCGAGGCGTTCTATGTCACGCAGTTCTGCGACTATCGCGGTCCCGACGGCCTCTTCCGGAAGCTCCGCGTCGTCCTGATCGACGGCGTGCCGTTCCTGTGCCACATGGCCATCCGCGATCATTGGATGATCCACTATCTCAACGCCGGCATGCTGGAGGATCCGGCGAAGCGCCAGGTCGAGGCCGCCGCCATGGCCACGTTCGACACCGACTTCGCCGAGCGCCATCGCGCCGCGTTCGCCGAGATCCACCGCAGGATCGGCCTCGATTACCTGATCATCGACTGCGCGGAGAGCGCGGACGGCCGGCTGCTGATCTTCGAGGCGGATACCGGGATGGTCGTCCACGACATGGATTCGGTGGACCTGTTTCCCTACAAGGCGCCGCAGATGCGCCGGGTCTTCGCGGCGTTCCAAGAGGCGTTGCGCGGGCGGGCTCACGGGCGTCCCGCCTAG